ATGCCGCCGGCACAGCGCGGGCCACGGGCACAGCGCTGATGCTGATGGCCGGTGCCACGCTGTTTGTGCAGACGGCCATCGTGCAGCGGTTCCGCCTGACGCCGCCGGTGCTCATCTATGGCGGGCTGGTGCTGGCGCTGGCCGCCTATGGGGTGCTGACGCTTGCCGGGTCCTTCTGGATGCTGACGGGCGGGCTGATGATGGTTGGGGTCGCCTTCGGCATGGCCAATCCCGGCATCTCGGCGGCCATCTCGCTGTCGGTGGAGCCGCATGAGCAGGGCAGTGCGGCGGGCCTCAACGCCTCCATGAGCGCCACCGGGTTTATGATCGGAAGTCTTGTCGGCCCGGGCGGCTATTCCCTGTCGCCGGACCTGCCGCATTATTTCGGCCTCGTGGCGCTTTCGGTGATTCTGGTGGGGGCCTTGTTCGTGACATTCCCGGACCCCAGGACAACCGTGCCGCTTGATATGGGGGACAAGAGCGGCTGACGGGGCATTTGAAGGGGGCGGGGGCCGCCTGTTCCTGCCGGTTTTCGCAGTTTTTCGCAGTGGCCATAAGCGTTTGACACAAAGGGCTGCATGACTATACTCCGGCGCCATCTAGCGGGCTCTGCCGGAATCGGTTGGGCCCGCCTTTGATTTCCGGCAGTTTTCGGCGCTTTTTTCATGCGACGGGCTGCCTCCACACCACAAACGAGTTGAGACCGCACATGTCCAAGCGCACGAGCGCCAAATACAAGATCGACCGCCGCATGGGCGAGAACATCTGGGGCCGCGCCAAGAGCCCGTTCAACACCCGGTCCTACGGCCCCGGTGAGCACGGCCAGCGCCGCCGCTCCAAGCTCTCCGACTTCGGCATCCAGCTTCGCGCCAAGCAGAAGCTGAAGGGCTATTACGGCGACGTCACCGAAAAGCAGTTCCGCTCCACCTATGAGGAAGCGGTGCGCATGCGCGGTGACACCGGCGAGAACATGATCGGCCTCCTGGAGCGCCGCCTGGATGCGGTCGTTTACCGCGCCAAGTTCGTGCCGACCGTGTTCGCGGCCCGTCAGTTCGTGAATCACGGCCACATCAAGGTCAATGGCCAGCGCGTCACCATCCCGTCCTACCGGGTCAAGGAAGGCGACGTCATCGAGGTCAAGGACAAGTCCAAGCAGCTCGCTCTCGTGCTTGAAGCCGTCGGCTCGCCGGAGCGTGACGTGCCGGACTATCTGGACGTCGACCACAACAAGATGACCGCCACCTATGTGCGCGTGCCCCAGCTGATGGACGTGCCGTACCCGGTGTCGATGGAACCCAACCTGGTGGTCGAGTTCTACTCCCGCTAAGGCCGGTTTCCAGACCAGACGAGAAGGGCCGCTCCCGAGGGAGCGGCCCTTTTTCGTTTGGGGCATTGCACAGGATACGCGATGTGCTGGGGGTGGGGATTATGTTTCGCGGCATGTCCCGGCCGCGCCGCCCATGGGCCCTCCGGTCAAGCCGGAGGGACAGCGATTTTTTTTACTTACCCACCAACCCACCACCGCTCTCCCTCGGCTTGACCGGAGGGGCTATCTGAGAGGCAGCATGGTTCTTTTGGTGAAGCTGAACGTGGTGGCGGCGTCAGCATCATTTTCCCTCTCCCCCTGCGGGAGAGGGAGGGGCCCGCGTGCGTCAGCACGTGGGAGGGTGAGGGGGGCTGAGG
The sequence above is drawn from the Pyruvatibacter mobilis genome and encodes:
- the rpsD gene encoding 30S ribosomal protein S4 translates to MSKRTSAKYKIDRRMGENIWGRAKSPFNTRSYGPGEHGQRRRSKLSDFGIQLRAKQKLKGYYGDVTEKQFRSTYEEAVRMRGDTGENMIGLLERRLDAVVYRAKFVPTVFAARQFVNHGHIKVNGQRVTIPSYRVKEGDVIEVKDKSKQLALVLEAVGSPERDVPDYLDVDHNKMTATYVRVPQLMDVPYPVSMEPNLVVEFYSR